In Blautia wexlerae DSM 19850, a single window of DNA contains:
- a CDS encoding ABC transporter ATP-binding protein produces the protein MNKKKKLDQNTIQTAKRLLKYMTGTHKIQFIIVFICIFISSAASIAVSLSLKFLLDDFIIPLIGQTDPNFAELYKALAVLGCIFALGVIATFIYTRMMVYIGQGVLKSVRDDMFEHMQTLPIRYFDQNTNGSVMSLYTNDTDTLRQMISQAIPQALMALFTIVVTFISMLLLSPLLTILAVVIIFIMLKVTNKIGSNSGKYFIRQQVSLADVTGFVEERMNGQRVVKVFNHEDKSKEEFDKLNEALFESSANANKYGNMMGPVIGNIGNLQFVLTAVLGGLLSVTGVGGITLGVIASYLQFTKSFTQPFMQVAQQFNAIVMALAGAERIFRLIDEKPEEDEGYVELVNARKDANGNITECKERTGMWAWKHPHSADGSVTYTELTGDVRFEDVTFGYNPDKVILKDISLFAKPGQKLAFVGSTGAGKTTITNLINRFYDIQEGKIRYDGINITKIKKDDLRRSLGIVLQDTHLFTGTIKENIRYGKLDATDEEVYEAARLAHADQFIKMLPKGYDTMLSGDGEELSQGQRQLLSIARAAVANPPVLILDEATSSIDTRTESIVQKGMDNLMKGRTVFVIAHRLSTIRNSDAIIVLDHGKIIERGDHEDLIKLKGTYYQLYTGKLELS, from the coding sequence ATGAATAAGAAGAAAAAATTAGATCAGAACACCATCCAAACTGCCAAAAGACTTCTGAAATATATGACAGGAACCCATAAGATACAGTTTATCATCGTATTTATCTGCATCTTTATCAGTTCCGCAGCAAGTATTGCAGTATCCCTGTCCCTGAAATTTCTGCTGGATGACTTTATCATTCCGCTGATCGGACAGACAGATCCGAACTTTGCAGAACTCTATAAGGCACTTGCAGTCCTTGGCTGTATTTTTGCACTTGGTGTGATTGCCACATTTATTTATACCCGAATGATGGTTTATATCGGTCAGGGTGTGCTTAAAAGTGTCCGTGATGATATGTTCGAGCATATGCAGACTCTTCCAATCCGCTATTTCGACCAGAATACAAACGGATCTGTCATGAGCCTCTATACTAACGATACAGATACCCTGCGACAGATGATCAGTCAGGCGATCCCACAGGCACTGATGGCACTGTTTACGATCGTGGTTACCTTTATTTCCATGTTACTGTTAAGTCCGTTGCTTACGATTCTGGCAGTTGTGATCATCTTTATCATGCTGAAGGTTACCAATAAGATTGGTTCCAACAGTGGCAAATATTTCATCCGTCAGCAGGTATCTCTGGCAGATGTGACCGGTTTCGTGGAAGAACGAATGAATGGTCAGCGTGTGGTAAAAGTTTTCAACCACGAAGATAAATCAAAAGAAGAATTCGATAAACTCAATGAAGCACTTTTCGAGAGCTCCGCAAATGCCAATAAATACGGAAATATGATGGGACCGGTGATCGGTAACATCGGTAACCTGCAGTTCGTACTGACAGCAGTACTTGGGGGACTTCTCTCTGTAACAGGTGTGGGCGGCATCACCCTCGGTGTTATAGCTTCCTATTTACAGTTCACCAAGAGCTTTACCCAGCCATTCATGCAGGTGGCACAGCAGTTCAACGCCATCGTTATGGCACTTGCAGGTGCAGAACGTATTTTCAGGCTCATTGACGAGAAGCCGGAAGAGGATGAAGGTTACGTAGAACTTGTTAATGCAAGAAAGGATGCCAACGGCAATATCACAGAATGCAAAGAGAGAACAGGTATGTGGGCATGGAAGCATCCACATTCTGCAGATGGCTCCGTTACTTATACAGAACTGACTGGAGATGTCCGCTTTGAAGACGTTACATTCGGATATAACCCGGACAAAGTTATTTTGAAAGACATCAGTCTTTTCGCCAAGCCGGGACAGAAACTTGCTTTCGTAGGTTCCACAGGTGCAGGAAAGACAACAATCACAAACCTGATCAACCGTTTCTACGATATTCAGGAAGGTAAGATCCGTTACGATGGAATCAACATTACCAAGATTAAGAAGGACGACCTGAGACGTTCTCTGGGAATCGTACTTCAGGATACTCACCTGTTTACAGGAACTATTAAAGAAAACATCCGCTATGGTAAACTGGATGCTACAGATGAGGAAGTATACGAGGCTGCAAGACTGGCTCATGCAGACCAGTTTATCAAAATGCTTCCAAAAGGTTACGATACCATGTTAAGCGGAGACGGTGAGGAACTGTCCCAGGGACAGCGCCAGCTTCTCTCCATTGCAAGAGCAGCAGTAGCCAATCCGCCTGTACTGATCCTGGATGAAGCAACTTCAAGTATTGATACCCGTACAGAGAGTATCGTACAGAAAGGTATGGATAACCTGATGAAAGGCCGTACTGTATTTGTAATCGCCCACAGACTTTCAACTATCAGAAACAGTGATGCCATCATTGTACTGGATCATGGAAAGATCATTGAAAGAGGCGACCATGAAGATCTCATTAAGTTAAAAGGAACTTATTATCAGCTTTATACCGGTAAGCTGGAATTGTCATAA
- a CDS encoding ABC transporter ATP-binding protein: MNKKLLRSVREYKKQSVLAPILVILEVLMEVLIPLEMAKIIDVGIANGDMGYIIQRGVILVAMAMLSLFFGVQAGNMAAVAAAGYAKNLRHDIFYKVQDFSFKNIDHFSTSGLVTRLTTDITNVQQAYMMSIRLLARAPFMIILSWIMTLTINKPIAMLFLIVVPVLGGTLIFIAKKAHPHFIKVFDEYDNLNNSVQENVNASRVVKAFVREDYEIEKFHGISRYVYNLFTKAEKIVAWNSPVMMFAMYTVIIIIVAIGGRGIVLGGMETGELTSIIVYALQILMSLNMVTFVFVMIMIAEASTDRIVEVLDEVPEMQDKADAVRNVADGSIDFNHVDFSYAGEGGNLSLKDVNLHIKSGQTVGIIGGTGSAKSTLVQLIPRLYDVTKGNVQVGGVDVRNYNLEVLRDQVSMVLQKNVLFSGSIYDNIRWGDEHASEEEVRRVCKLAQADGFVSEFPDGYDTMIVQGGNNVSGGQKQRLCIARALLKKPKILILDDSTSAVDTRTDALIRKAFREEIPNTTKIIIAQRVSSIEDADQIIVLDDGKIAGVGTSEELLKTNDIYREVYESQVKGGGDDE; this comes from the coding sequence ATGAATAAGAAACTTTTACGTTCAGTCCGGGAATATAAGAAGCAGTCTGTACTGGCTCCGATCCTTGTAATCCTGGAAGTACTGATGGAAGTTCTGATTCCTCTGGAGATGGCGAAGATTATCGACGTAGGTATTGCAAACGGAGATATGGGCTATATCATCCAGCGTGGAGTCATCCTTGTTGCAATGGCAATGCTTTCCCTGTTCTTCGGCGTACAGGCCGGAAATATGGCAGCAGTTGCAGCAGCAGGATATGCAAAGAATTTACGACACGATATTTTTTATAAGGTGCAGGATTTTTCATTCAAAAATATCGACCACTTTTCAACCTCAGGTCTGGTCACACGACTGACCACTGATATCACAAACGTACAGCAGGCATATATGATGAGCATCCGTCTTCTTGCCAGAGCACCGTTTATGATTATCCTGTCATGGATCATGACACTGACGATCAACAAACCGATCGCAATGCTTTTCCTGATAGTTGTTCCTGTTCTTGGCGGTACACTGATCTTTATTGCGAAAAAGGCACATCCACATTTCATCAAGGTATTTGATGAATATGACAATCTGAACAATTCCGTTCAGGAGAATGTAAATGCCTCACGTGTAGTTAAGGCTTTCGTAAGAGAGGACTATGAGATTGAGAAATTCCATGGAATTTCCAGATATGTTTATAATCTGTTTACCAAAGCAGAGAAAATCGTTGCATGGAACTCACCGGTTATGATGTTTGCCATGTATACTGTAATCATTATCATTGTTGCAATCGGTGGAAGAGGAATTGTTCTCGGCGGCATGGAGACCGGTGAACTGACAAGTATCATTGTCTACGCACTTCAGATTCTCATGTCCCTGAACATGGTAACCTTCGTGTTTGTTATGATTATGATAGCAGAAGCATCTACAGATCGTATTGTAGAGGTTCTGGATGAAGTTCCTGAGATGCAGGATAAAGCTGATGCAGTAAGGAATGTGGCAGATGGTTCCATTGACTTTAATCATGTAGATTTCAGCTATGCAGGAGAGGGAGGAAATCTTTCCCTGAAGGATGTGAATCTTCATATTAAATCCGGTCAGACAGTAGGTATCATCGGCGGAACCGGAAGTGCAAAGTCTACCCTGGTGCAGCTAATCCCCAGACTCTATGATGTCACAAAGGGTAATGTCCAGGTGGGAGGCGTGGATGTACGCAACTACAATCTGGAAGTACTTCGTGACCAGGTTTCCATGGTACTTCAAAAAAATGTGCTGTTCTCAGGAAGCATCTATGATAATATTCGCTGGGGTGATGAACATGCCAGTGAGGAAGAAGTTCGGAGGGTCTGTAAGCTGGCCCAGGCAGATGGATTCGTCAGTGAGTTCCCGGATGGCTACGATACAATGATCGTTCAGGGCGGTAACAACGTATCCGGCGGTCAGAAGCAGCGTCTGTGTATTGCAAGGGCTCTTCTCAAGAAACCGAAGATCCTGATCCTGGATGACTCTACCAGTGCAGTAGATACAAGAACAGATGCCCTGATACGTAAGGCTTTCCGCGAGGAGATCCCGAACACAACAAAGATTATTATCGCACAGCGAGTTTCTTCTATTGAAGATGCAGATCAGATCATCGTACTGGATGACGGTAAGATCGCAGGTGTGGGTACTTCAGAAGAACTGCTGAAGACAAATGATATTTACAGAGAAGTATATGAATCACAGGTCAAAGGAGGCGGAGACGATGAATAA